The following coding sequences lie in one Tichowtungia aerotolerans genomic window:
- the bamE gene encoding outer membrane protein assembly factor BamE domain-containing protein, with amino-acid sequence MDEMEYEVTMIKLARNLSVRALILVTVGFMVISGCAYSSGTKSASNLDARQKIVKGQTSKNEVLRLFGPPTMRIGIGSDRETWSYSYAEAKAQKRMFIPIVGPLIGSVDSEAHSITIGFDSNGVVKTVSVFDQTGGRR; translated from the coding sequence ATGGATGAGATGGAATATGAGGTCACTATGATTAAATTAGCCCGCAATTTGTCTGTTCGCGCTCTTATCCTTGTTACCGTGGGATTTATGGTCATTTCAGGCTGCGCATATTCATCTGGAACAAAAAGCGCATCAAACTTAGATGCTCGCCAAAAAATAGTTAAAGGTCAGACCAGTAAGAACGAAGTCCTCCGATTGTTTGGACCTCCAACTATGCGTATAGGCATCGGATCAGACCGGGAAACATGGAGCTACTCTTATGCTGAGGCAAAAGCTCAAAAAAGGATGTTCATCCCAATTGTTGGGCCCTTGATTGGCAGCGTAGACTCTGAGGCTCATTCCATAACCATCGGCTTTGATTCCAATGGAGTAGTAAAAACAGTGAGCGTTTTTGACCAAACCGGAGGTCGCCGTTAG